TGCTTCCCGCCAtattgttgattgattgatgGATTGATTACAACTgcaaaatcaatcaattttaACCAAGAAAATTAGCATTTTGTTAGTTGGAGTACTTAATTCAGTACACAATCAGTTCGATAATAAatatatactactccctccgtctccgTCCCTTGATGTTTGCCTCATGCACAGATATTTTTATGAGAAGTTGGGTAATTAAGTACGGATTATAATAGACCTTGTCATCTATAGCTCGGCATGTTGGCCCGACCCTAAAAAGTACGCGCTTAGACAACCTCAAACACGCATTTTTGACCCAAACCCAACCCAGCCCGAAAAAGTGAGGGTTTAGACAATCTCAAATACGCATTTTAAGACCAAAACCCGACCTGGCCCCAAAGTACGGGTTTGTGCAATCTCAAATACGCATTTTTAGACCAAAACCCATCCTAGCCCGAAAAACACGTCTCGTCTTGAAAAGCCCGTACCAAATTTAGGGGTTTGGACAAGAGTTTGTGTGTTAAAGCCCGACCGGCCCGGATTTTGATCTCTAGAGCATTATTTAGAACAAATAAAGATGGTGACGCTAAACACATTTTATGTGAAAATAAAGTTTATTTTTAGTAAGTTGACAATCTTCTATAGACATATCAAAATGAAATATAGGATAAATAAAAAGAGGCAGAGGGAGAGAGAATATGTACTTACATTATAGTTTTTGAGAGAAGTATTACATGCTCTCTAATACAAAGCGGGGGGTGTTATTTATAGTTCATCTTCCAGCCTCCCTTATTACGGAGTAAAAAGTAACAACCAATATGGTGTGCACAGTGCACTTGTGGCTAAGCTATGCGTGTGAACGAGGAGACTATTTGCTCGGtcatttaaaataatttttgtgtggtactccctccgtcccggaatactcgacccggtttgaccggcacagagtttaagggacttgaattgacttatttaatttattatgtagtagttgatagtggggtattattttaatgtagttagtgggaggtgtgttaagaggtggggttggggagagtaggggttgaatttttaattattttttgtatggagtagggggtaggtgggttaataggggtggaatgagaaataatataatattgttagaatatttccatttttagaaacaggtcaagtattaagggacggcccgataaggaaaacaggtcaagtattccgggacggagggagtagttcacAATTTGTGTAAACTTTCACTATTAGTTTATATTAATGTAATTTTAAACACTTCATCCCTTTCGAAAATAtcacaccatttgttttttacactatacACACTACGAATTTGGCAattttttgtttccttttttatatcgattacctaatttacatattttcatagtaaaaatattgcattgatagtaaaaatattgcgaTCACTAATATCCTACGTGGcggctatatgtaccaattaaactccgacacgaAAGATTGCGACAAttaaatattgtcgcaacttgcgacctttatcatcacccaattAAATTTGTGTATTGGATGAAACTACCTAAACATATTGGATCGGGGTAAAATTTGGCGAAAATTAGATCAGATTGGACTTAATATAATATGTCATACGGAGtaattgaattgttttagatgGTAGTGTCTAGCATTCttaaaacacaaattcttaattacatctggtgtacaataaatattaggGCGTAAAGTTACTCTAAAATGGATAAAAATATATCCAACATAAtgttaaaattatttatttattggttgttttttctttttaataaatgtTATCTCTTTGAAATTATGCATTATATAAAAGTAACCATATCCATCAAAAATTACTTCATAATAAATAAAAGCTTAATCAAAATATGTACGACAGATATACCCcaatatataataaatttattgtacaacgaGATATACCCCAATATATAATAAACTTAATATACAACGAGCATAAGGCATCATTGATTAAAATATTCGAAGTgaagtaatttaaaatagatttATACGAAGAATTACGTTTCTTTGTCaacatatatataatattaatGGGTCGGCCAACTTTATACTTAATGAAAATCCTTTAAATAATGACAAATTGACAATAATAGTAACACTAAATCCATGAGAGTTTGGTAGAGTGCCCGTATGTTTGTCATTTCTTGCAAATTTAAAATGACAATTGGCGCTAGTCAATCTCTTAATCAATAAAATAAAACTTGAAAATGTTCGAAAATGCTATAAAGTCCAAATATGTCTTTTGAACTTTTGACAAACTTAACAGTGATGGGTAACCTAACAACAGAAGAGACTGACTAGGGTCTAGGGGTAGATTTAAAAATATACGCAATATTTTAAAATGACAATAGATACTTATATCTTacttcttttttaaaagttctttacgctttggaatatgtgtcGAAATTATGGAAACTTTGACTGTAAATTCTCATCataatatacatcaaaacgttacatgtaagatcttacTAGATCAGTCTCGGTATGTAGttttagaatatcaactttttataatattcTCACCTacgaaattagatatattagcAATTAAATagtgcattggagtccgtgtaaatagtaactgtaaagaactttctgaaacggaggtagtaattaataaaacaagtgTGTAACTAAACTCGAAATTAATGGTTAACCGAACACCAAGACCCCTAATCTTATTgcaattttatgaattattgcaATAAATCAAACATGTGGAGTATTGTCACGAACTAGAAGGTGTACCCGATTATATATAACACtatatcactacaagaatttgtatctttaacgacaacctaattacgacgggttaaagGTACATTTTTACGATTAAACAGTTTATACTTTacaatttttttgtaaaatgtAAAAAGTACTCCCTAACTCGTATCCCTTATCACAAAGACACAGAGTAATAGAtttatataattaataaatagaCCCTGATGACCATAAGGTTAGCTAGAGATGCGTACTCTATATATACATAATTGAAATATTCACAAGTATGCATTACTCCGTATAACAAAAGCTATAAACATCATAGAGTCAATTAGACAACAAACTTTCGAGCTAGTCCTAAGTTGCTAACCAGAGTTATCAATCAAGTAAGTTTTTTTGTACGTACGGTATGACGTTTCCTGTGTTTCTTTTGGTTCTTTTTGTTagttaaacttttttttttttatctttatcTTGGTAAAGTTTTCTCTTTATACCTCACACAATCCCAGTGTAACACTCTCTTTTCTACCAAGTTTTTTTCATATTACACAAACCTCGCTTGTTTTACCTTCTtacttattttcttttcttacaCAAAACATTTTTGGACCGATCCCAGGTTACAATCCACGACTTCGTGCTCGTCTAGGGCCGAGTCAAGCCTTCGTGCCTATGCCCATTTTCACTAAATTTAACGTATCTTATCGTCTCGTGCTTAAGTGCTTTGTCATGCTTTTTCCAAACACATGCTGCTGAGTCCAGGTCACATCCCACGACTTCATTCTCGTGTCGGGCCTCTGCCGGCCAGGCCAAGAACCCAGGTCACAACCTATGACTTCGTGCTCGCGTCAGACCTAGTCGAGACTAAGTTTAACGTGCTTTATCGTGTCATGCGTCGAGAAAAAAACATGTGGTCGAGTCCAAGTCACGGCCCACAACTTCATTTTTGTGCCGGGCCTCTAGCCGGTTCGGCCCGCCCCGGCCCAGAGCTATCTCTAATCTACAACCGTAACCAACAGAAACAGAGAGTATACTTCCTATTCaattaaattgtgttttgtttttagttttacAGAATCGAATCATGGCAAGCAATAGCGATGAGAAAACCCAGAGTTTGGGTTTGCCGGAGCAGGCAGCTAACGAAGAGGCGGTAGGCTTGTTTGATTATGGTTGGATAAAAATAgtaaaaatagtaaataataccAAAATCGATGTAACCTTTACCAACCCAAACGGGGACAAGACAGGAACCATCGAACCGGGTCAATCAGAGAGCACGGACTGTGTTGGTTGGGTGCCTTACTGGGATTCTTCAAAAAAGTACACCATCAAGTTTTTTAATGATGTTCATAACGAGTTTAAAGAAATTAGCATGGTCGATTTAAAAGGTGAATGGAAATTATCGTTGAAAATGCCAGAGGTTCAAGAAGATAAAAGGGTTGTTCGCCCAAAATGGGGTCCTAATAAGGAATCAGCCCTTCTTAAGATCACTGTTTTTAATAGGTATGATGGTTTTAGTATGAAATATTCTGGGTATACTCTTACAGATAATGATTCTAATTGGGAAATTGGCGAATTTTATGAATCTAAA
This sequence is a window from Spinacia oleracea cultivar Varoflay chromosome 1, BTI_SOV_V1, whole genome shotgun sequence. Protein-coding genes within it:
- the LOC130466230 gene encoding uncharacterized protein; this encodes MASNSDEKTQSLGLPEQAANEEAVGLFDYGWIKIVKIVNNTKIDVTFTNPNGDKTGTIEPGQSESTDCVGWVPYWDSSKKYTIKFFNDVHNEFKEISMVDLKGEWKLSLKMPEVQEDKRVVRPKWGPNKESALLKITVFNRYDGFSMKYSGYTLTDNDSNWEIGEFYESKRDW